From one Planktothrix sp. FACHB-1365 genomic stretch:
- a CDS encoding AI-2E family transporter, whose protein sequence is MKSERRISFSLSSLLLIVASVFLLVLLWQLRGLIVLLMISVVLAASIVPLVNWAEKKQVPRWLAVVIVYLTLIAGLMGFGLVIGPAVVDQITLLVRQSPVFAEQIIRIATDLAGRLGSETSTFIEQLIDPQSLTSWVIRSSQQLILRSYGITRGILGGVASLILALFISGYMVADSKTLIHSFIQFFPYPWNERLAAQVDPISQRMGGYIRGRILVSGILGVATTTALGFLGLKDFAIGLGAIAGVTNLIPFLGPILGAIPALIVALAKGGFLVVWVLLLYGIIQNVETYVLDPLLVGSSVGIHPLYQLLSVLGGVQVLGIMGALIVPPWFAGVAALVENLYLQPKLKAEQQQEGLTPSEVASSAQFP, encoded by the coding sequence ATGAAATCTGAACGACGTATTTCATTTTCCCTTTCTAGTCTGCTTCTGATTGTAGCATCGGTTTTCCTGCTTGTGCTGCTTTGGCAACTACGAGGTTTAATTGTTCTATTAATGATTTCTGTTGTTTTGGCTGCTTCCATTGTCCCCCTTGTCAATTGGGCAGAAAAAAAACAGGTTCCTCGATGGTTAGCGGTTGTTATCGTTTATTTAACCTTAATCGCAGGATTAATGGGATTTGGCTTAGTTATTGGGCCTGCTGTTGTCGATCAAATTACCTTATTAGTCCGTCAATCTCCGGTTTTTGCAGAACAAATTATTAGAATTGCAACGGATTTAGCGGGTCGATTAGGATCAGAAACTTCCACCTTTATTGAACAACTCATTGATCCTCAATCGTTAACCAGTTGGGTGATTCGTTCCAGCCAACAATTAATTTTACGTTCCTATGGAATTACGAGGGGCATTTTAGGGGGGGTTGCTAGTTTAATTTTAGCTTTATTTATTTCTGGCTATATGGTAGCGGATAGTAAAACCTTAATTCATAGTTTTATTCAATTTTTTCCCTATCCTTGGAATGAACGATTAGCCGCCCAAGTTGATCCCATTAGTCAACGGATGGGGGGTTATATTCGAGGGCGAATTCTGGTTTCTGGAATTTTAGGAGTAGCCACAACAACGGCGTTAGGATTTTTAGGATTAAAAGACTTTGCCATTGGTTTAGGAGCTATTGCTGGAGTTACCAATTTAATCCCCTTTTTAGGCCCAATTTTAGGGGCAATTCCTGCCTTAATTGTTGCCTTAGCCAAAGGCGGATTTTTAGTGGTTTGGGTCTTATTATTATATGGAATTATTCAAAATGTTGAAACCTATGTTCTCGATCCCTTATTAGTAGGTTCATCGGTGGGAATTCACCCCTTATATCAGCTTTTATCTGTACTCGGTGGTGTACAAGTTCTCGGAATTATGGGGGCGTTAATTGTTCCCCCTTGGTTTGCCGGAGTCGCGGCATTAGTTGAAAATCTCTATCTTCAACCTAAATTAAAAGCCGAACAACAACAGGAAGGTTTAACTCCCTCCGAAGTTGCTTCCTCTGCTCAATTTCCCTAA
- a CDS encoding FIST signal transduction protein, protein MKLETFFWKKPTGWSVKTLPSLDSNQTLVIVFAAVQFQADLEPLQDLKEAYPQSHFIGCSTAGEIWGSTLMKDSLIVSVLQFHNTSLKTAFCHLLEETNSSNPLQRQDYSYQAGRSIAQQLADPQLKAVFILGDGLQLNGSEFLRGLNSILYQSSVFNSSEPILIVGGLAADNHQFKHTWILQNRLPTNGAVSAVGFYGNDIAISYGSQGGWTIFGPEREVTRSHHNILYELDHKPVLQLYQEYLGKYARNLPSSGLFFPLALGTPLARKRTVRTLIGINEETKSLTFTGDIPVGSVAQLMRGNYERLVDGALAAALITRNSNQRKIGEWEQYKLNQNQAIMLEPTLAIAISGSGRRLVLGERTEEELEATLDELPQGTQQMGFYSYGELAPTGVASLCELHNQTMTLITIRENSS, encoded by the coding sequence ATGAAATTAGAAACTTTTTTTTGGAAGAAACCCACGGGCTGGTCAGTCAAAACATTGCCCTCCCTGGACTCAAATCAAACTTTAGTGATTGTCTTTGCTGCGGTTCAGTTTCAAGCGGATCTCGAACCTTTACAAGACCTAAAAGAAGCTTATCCCCAATCTCATTTTATTGGGTGTTCAACCGCCGGAGAAATTTGGGGTTCAACCCTGATGAAGGATAGTTTAATCGTCAGTGTGTTGCAGTTTCACAATACCTCATTAAAAACAGCATTTTGTCACCTTTTGGAAGAAACAAATTCATCAAATCCCCTTCAAAGACAAGACTATTCTTATCAAGCAGGTCGTTCTATTGCTCAACAATTGGCTGATCCTCAGTTAAAAGCCGTCTTTATTTTAGGAGATGGATTACAACTTAATGGCAGTGAATTTTTGCGAGGTTTGAATTCAATTTTATATCAAAGTTCTGTTTTTAATTCTTCAGAACCCATCTTAATTGTTGGAGGATTAGCCGCCGATAATCATCAATTTAAACACACTTGGATTTTACAGAATCGTTTACCCACAAATGGCGCTGTTTCCGCCGTTGGATTTTATGGAAATGATATTGCAATTAGCTATGGTTCCCAAGGCGGCTGGACAATCTTTGGCCCCGAACGAGAAGTCACTCGTTCCCACCACAATATTTTGTATGAATTAGATCACAAACCTGTTTTACAACTCTATCAAGAATATTTAGGCAAATACGCCCGAAATTTGCCCAGCAGTGGCTTATTTTTTCCTTTAGCATTGGGAACTCCCTTAGCTCGCAAACGCACGGTGAGAACCCTGATCGGCATCAATGAAGAGACAAAATCCCTAACTTTTACAGGCGATATTCCGGTCGGTTCCGTGGCTCAACTTATGCGAGGAAATTATGAGCGTTTAGTGGATGGAGCCTTAGCAGCAGCGCTCATTACTCGCAATAGTAATCAACGCAAAATTGGAGAATGGGAACAGTACAAATTGAACCAGAATCAGGCAATAATGTTAGAACCCACTTTAGCGATCGCCATTAGTGGTTCTGGTCGTCGATTAGTTCTCGGAGAGCGTACTGAAGAAGAATTAGAAGCTACACTAGATGAATTACCCCAAGGAACCCAACAAATGGGTTTTTACTCCTACGGGGAACTAGCTCCTACGGGTGTCGCCTCTCTCTGCGAACTGCACAATCAAACCATGACCTTAATTACCATTCGAGAAAATAGTAGCTAA